One genomic window of Brienomyrus brachyistius isolate T26 chromosome 16, BBRACH_0.4, whole genome shotgun sequence includes the following:
- the LOC125709643 gene encoding zinc finger protein 345-like produces MALCVKNESDLGCTHTGDVAAMQNPGTEKMGLGVCLEYHQREKGTGPDSVCSSQYNDSQCTNGVEITIHQIKSESSGDIVLSDEFVEEKSDTQLEWDCKERLKRAHQEEQPIPSSQRNGIDLSNGGLLTTRTDSNPYSGEQTHGCKECGKIFPNVAALTRHMKMHLTEKKYICEQCGKGFTRSEYLKKHLRVHTGEKPHVCSECGQRFTASDSLKVHMRFHSGEKPYQCTECGMRFFTRATYKNHILNHSGERPSVCGQCGKGFKDAIYLRRHCEIHLAEKPYSCTECGKGFTCLFRLTRHKRVHSGEKPYSCTECGRSFTQTANLNMHMRIHSGEKPYSCTMCEKSFTQRSGLTVHMRTHSEEKPSKCDHCGKNFKCTYYLKKHLKVHSGEKSQGRLSVKTESDSDCANTACTTIIQNADTDDVSLNGRRIKSEHIDPGYFQVAEEPNAQCVDSEKFTEAKFKSRGRLAIFKHIENTDAMQNHNIVKVGLEECLTSEQIKTETIDPSYHQFADCDRTGVKCELNDGLTDLIDFATNSKTEVCNEDEEETFERDLLTPDTKQLSLSSNDHNNRESDCIDSFQIEQHQQDNSNMNKYGCLDCGKSFKRPYSLKIHKRVHSGEKPYSCTECGKSFTQAANLKIHMRIHSGEKPYSCTLCEKSFAQGSALTVHMTTHSGEKPSKCDHCGKHFKCMPYLKRHLKVHFGEKSHGRLLMTD; encoded by the coding sequence ATGGCCTTGTgtgttaaaaatgaatctgatctGGGCTGCACCCATACAGGGGATGTTGCTGCTATGCAGAATCCCGGGACTGAGAAGATGGGATTGGGAGTTTGCCTGGAGTATCATCAAAGAGAGAAAGGGACTGGTCCAGATTCAGTTTGTTCATCACAGTACAATGACTCTCAGTGCACTAATGGGGTTGAAATTACAATCCACCAAATAAAGTCTGAATCAAGTGGAGATATAGTACTTTCTGATGAATTTGTGGAGGAAAAATCAGACACACAACTAGAATGGGATTGTAAAGAGAGATTAAAAAGAGCTCATCAAGAGGAGCAGCCCATTCCTTCATCTCAGAGGAATGGAATTGATTTGAGCAATGGAGGACTTTTGACTACAAGGACAGACAGTAACCCTTATTCAGGTGAACAAACACATGGTTGCAAGGAATGTGGAAAGATATTTCCCAATGTAGCTGCCTTAACAAGACACATGAAAATGCATttgactgaaaaaaaatatatttgtgaACAGTGTGGAAAAGGTTTCACCCGTTCAGAGTATTTGAAGAAACACCTGAGAGTTCACACGGGTGAAAAGCCCCATGTATGTTCGGAATGCGGACAGAGGTTTACTGCATCAGATTCTTTAAAAGTGCACATGAGGTTTCATTCTGGTGAAAAACCATATCAGTGCACCGAATGTGGAATGAGGTTTTTTACCCGAGCAACCTACAAGAACCACATTTTAAACCATTCTGGAGAAAGACCAAGTGTCTGTGGTCAGTGCGGAAAGGGTTTCAAGGATGCAATCTATTTACGAAGacattgtgaaattcatttagcTGAAAAACCATACAGTTGCACTGAATGTGGAAAGGGTTTTACTTGTTTATTTCGCTTAACTAGACACAAGAGAGTTCACTCTGGGGAAAAACCGTACAGCTGTACTGAATGTGGAAGGAGTTTTACTCAGACAGCAAACTTAAATATGCATATGAGAATTCATTCTGGTGAGAAGCCATATAGTTGCACAATGTGTGAGAAAAGTTTCACACAAAGAAGCGGATTAACAGTACATATGAGAACTCATTCAGAAGAAAAACCAAGCAAGTGTGACCATTGTGGGAAAAATTTCAAGTGTACATATTACTTAAAAAAACACCTTAAAGTTCATTCTGGTGAAAAATCACAAGGCAGGTTAAGTGTTAAAACTGAATCTGATTCGGATTGTGCCAACACAGCATGTACAACCATCATACAGAATGCAGATACTGATGATGTTTCTCTGAATGGAAGACGAATCAAATCTGAGCATATTGATCCAGGTTATTTTCAGGTGGCAGAAGAGCCCAATGCACAGTGTGTCGATAGTGAGAAATTTACTGAAGCCAAATTTAAATCAAGAGGGCGTCTAGCAATTTTCAAGCACATAGAAAATACAGATGCAATGCAGAATCACAATATTGTCAAAGTGGGATTAGAAGAATGTCTGACATCTGAGCAAATTAAAACTGAAACGATTGATCCAAGCTATCATCAGTTTGCTGATTGTGACAGAACAGGTGTGAAGTGTGAACTTAATGATGGCTTAACAGATTTAATTGATTTTGCAACTAATTCTAAGACTGAGGTGTGTAATGAGGATGAGGAAGAGACATTTGAAAGGGATTTATTAACTCCAGATACCAAGCAGTTGTCATTATCCAGTAATGATCACAATAATCGAGAAAGTGATTGTATCGACTCATTTCAAATAGAACAGCACCAGCAGGATAATTCAAATATGAATAAATATGGTTGTTTGGATTGTGGAAAGAGTTTTAAAAGGCCTTATAGTTTAAAAATACACAAGAGAGTTCACTCTGGGGAAAAACCATACAGCTGTACTGAATGTGGAAAAAGTTTTACTCAGGCAGCAAATTTAAAGATACATATGAGAATTCATTCAGGTGAGAAGCCATATAGTTGCACGCTGTGTGAGAAAAGTT